One genomic segment of Trichococcus shcherbakoviae includes these proteins:
- a CDS encoding folylpolyglutamate synthase/dihydrofolate synthase family protein, which yields MFATYEEAMEWIHTRKGMGPKPGIVRMKWLMEKLDHPERKFRSIHIAGTNGKGSNVAYLRSLFMAAGYTVGTFTSPHIVSFNERIGVNGANIPDEDVLEQANILHALYEEISLTDMGPLTEFEVVTAMMFSYFGSHPCDVVLLEVGLGGLYDSTNVAEPDLSLITTIGKDHSNILGDTLAEIAYQKAGIIKQGTPVVIGRLPEEALSVMRDTAEKKAAPLYAYGPDFSVTNWHEGSDYHEVFDFASPLGTFENLEIALMGGHQVDNAATALQTFLLFCKKHALSYSEKTIKAGLLGTAWPVRMEIVSQEPFVMLDGAHNIPAMEVLTEAIKKKFSDKDITILLAALADKDLEEMGQLIKSIPDSKLYVTSFDFPRAASVEELCERMGVSEAAAYEDWRFAIDELKAKQSEEGMLLITGSLYFLSEVRHYLLKNKEL from the coding sequence ATGTTTGCAACTTATGAAGAAGCGATGGAATGGATCCATACCCGCAAAGGCATGGGCCCTAAACCGGGAATAGTCCGGATGAAATGGTTGATGGAAAAACTGGATCACCCGGAACGTAAATTCAGATCCATCCATATTGCCGGAACAAACGGAAAAGGGTCGAATGTTGCTTACTTAAGAAGCCTGTTCATGGCGGCTGGCTATACGGTTGGAACCTTCACCTCGCCGCATATCGTCAGTTTCAATGAAAGGATCGGCGTGAATGGAGCGAACATCCCGGATGAAGACGTATTGGAACAAGCGAACATTCTGCATGCACTCTATGAGGAAATCAGCCTGACGGATATGGGGCCGCTGACTGAATTCGAAGTTGTGACCGCCATGATGTTCTCGTATTTTGGCTCCCATCCGTGCGATGTCGTATTGTTGGAAGTCGGTCTGGGCGGTCTTTACGACAGCACGAATGTTGCCGAACCGGATTTGTCGCTCATCACGACGATAGGCAAAGACCACAGCAATATCCTCGGGGATACACTGGCGGAGATCGCCTATCAGAAAGCCGGAATCATCAAGCAAGGGACACCTGTCGTCATCGGAAGATTGCCTGAAGAGGCTTTGTCGGTAATGCGGGACACTGCGGAAAAAAAGGCAGCGCCCTTGTATGCATACGGACCGGACTTCAGCGTCACCAATTGGCATGAGGGTTCTGATTACCATGAAGTCTTTGACTTTGCCTCTCCCTTGGGCACTTTTGAGAACCTCGAAATTGCCTTGATGGGTGGCCATCAAGTCGATAACGCAGCCACTGCGCTGCAGACATTCTTGCTGTTCTGCAAAAAACACGCTTTAAGCTACTCGGAGAAGACAATCAAAGCAGGCCTTCTGGGGACGGCTTGGCCGGTCCGGATGGAGATCGTTTCGCAAGAACCGTTTGTCATGCTGGATGGTGCCCATAATATCCCGGCTATGGAAGTGCTGACTGAAGCGATCAAGAAGAAGTTTTCGGATAAAGATATCACCATTCTGTTGGCGGCGTTGGCTGATAAGGACCTGGAGGAAATGGGCCAGTTGATCAAGTCGATCCCGGACAGCAAGCTGTACGTGACCAGTTTCGATTTCCCAAGGGCTGCATCAGTCGAGGAACTGTGCGAACGGATGGGCGTATCGGAAGCTGCAGCCTACGAAGATTGGCGCTTTGCGATCGATGAACTGAAGGCGAAACAATCCGAAGAGGGCATGTTGTTGATTACAGGCTCGCTGTATTTTCTTTCCGAAGTAAGGCATTATTTATTAAAGAATAAGGAGTTATGA
- a CDS encoding HAD family phosphatase — MRKKAVIFDMDGLMFDTETLGYQAQGELAEELALPIAFDFDYYLKQVGRSDKDVMPELASDFGDAELAERFLRKMKKRQTDIASEQGLPIKKGLYDLLAFLKEEGVVCVVASSSRRREVSFYLELADISQYFRYQVCGDEVSFAKPDPEIFLSAWKPLDIPKEDCLILEDSLNGIRAAYDAGIEVIMIPDLIVPDDEAKAKTIAILPDLHAVMDWLKEK, encoded by the coding sequence ATGCGTAAAAAAGCGGTCATTTTTGATATGGATGGATTGATGTTCGATACGGAAACGTTGGGCTATCAGGCGCAAGGCGAATTGGCTGAAGAGTTGGCTTTGCCGATAGCGTTCGACTTCGATTATTACCTGAAACAAGTAGGGCGATCCGATAAAGATGTGATGCCTGAATTGGCATCCGACTTCGGCGACGCTGAATTGGCGGAGCGATTCCTGAGAAAAATGAAGAAGAGGCAGACGGACATCGCCTCCGAGCAGGGGCTTCCGATCAAAAAAGGCCTTTATGATCTGCTGGCCTTTCTGAAGGAGGAGGGCGTGGTGTGCGTCGTTGCTTCCAGTAGCCGGAGGAGAGAAGTCAGCTTTTACCTTGAGTTGGCTGATATTTCGCAGTACTTCCGCTACCAAGTCTGCGGGGATGAAGTGTCCTTCGCAAAACCGGATCCGGAAATTTTCCTGAGCGCCTGGAAACCCCTCGACATTCCGAAAGAAGACTGTCTGATCCTGGAAGATTCGCTTAATGGCATCCGCGCGGCCTATGACGCGGGCATTGAAGTGATCATGATCCCGGATCTGATCGTTCCCGATGACGAAGCGAAAGCAAAAACGATTGCCATTTTGCCGGACCTGCACGCGGTCATGGATTGGCTGAAAGAGAAATAA
- the radC gene encoding DNA repair protein RadC, with product MVQETNLLMEVPKASRPRERLDQFGEKALATHELLAIILRTGPRDSNVMQLALRVLNEFEDLHSLKLASLEELTSIHGIGRTKAIEIKACVELGVRIANATQLKSGTITSTQSAGTLLQKEMRDLQQEHVVAVYLNTKNEIIKKKTIFIGSLNSSVAHPREIFREAVRFAAARIILAHNHPSGNPDPSEADLVFTRRMVECGEMMGIEILDHFIIGVDDYLSLREYGII from the coding sequence ATGGTGCAAGAAACAAATCTGCTGATGGAGGTTCCTAAAGCCTCGCGCCCGCGTGAAAGATTGGATCAATTCGGAGAAAAAGCCCTGGCGACGCATGAATTATTGGCAATCATTCTGCGGACGGGGCCCAGGGACAGCAATGTCATGCAGCTGGCGTTACGGGTGCTGAATGAGTTCGAAGATCTGCATTCCTTGAAGCTGGCCTCACTGGAAGAGCTGACTTCGATCCACGGAATCGGCCGAACAAAAGCGATCGAAATCAAGGCCTGTGTCGAACTGGGAGTCCGCATCGCCAATGCCACGCAATTGAAGAGCGGAACGATCACCTCGACGCAAAGTGCCGGAACGCTGCTGCAGAAAGAGATGCGCGATCTCCAACAGGAGCACGTGGTGGCTGTCTATCTGAACACAAAGAACGAAATCATCAAGAAGAAGACGATATTCATCGGCAGTCTGAACAGTTCGGTTGCGCATCCGCGCGAGATTTTCCGGGAGGCGGTAAGGTTTGCGGCAGCGAGGATCATCCTCGCGCACAATCATCCTTCCGGGAATCCCGATCCCTCGGAGGCTGATTTGGTCTTTACCCGCAGGATGGTGGAATGCGGAGAAATGATGGGGATCGAGATTCTTGATCACTTCATCATTGGGGTCGATGACTATCTCAGTCTGCGGGAATACGGTATCATTTAG
- a CDS encoding ISLre2 family transposase encodes MEKIIAEIHHIIKDSNHVLDAETTLQAYFSDLVSQLMKEALEALDSELYVPFKAEGWRIANRDSRTITFTFGTVEFMRRRLKKKGEKSFFPLDNICGFNKSERYSTLLQKQVAELVTGSVYRGVAEAVTKLTSFSMSHGTVGNIVKSVGEKQAQWEKQNLEEYEVALPEEQKEVPFLLVEGDGIVIKGKGKRKEEIHRVQIAEGVTTSGKRKKLKNPIFVSSLKSAKDAWEKAAIYLGSHYDLKNTVVISNTDGGSGYRAEDCAMAIGVCKEHIHQVDRYHVHKKIKSRLSWCPEMELPLKKALWSYDWDSIAIVLDTIESKISLEQEKDQKEELRLLAAYLERNWAYLRPLREIESCKGIRGIGSCESNHRPYSYRMKGNGKYWSHDGARAMVSIIEGKKMGTLEKALTEPVRTVPESLAVKLKFAVRNALKKHSGRERTPARQAGIPAMNATCSMGMMKKIFAS; translated from the coding sequence ATGGAAAAAATTATAGCAGAAATTCACCACATAATAAAGGATTCAAATCATGTGCTTGATGCAGAAACTACGCTTCAGGCTTATTTCTCAGATCTTGTAAGTCAACTCATGAAGGAGGCCTTAGAGGCCTTGGATAGCGAGTTGTACGTTCCGTTTAAAGCGGAAGGATGGCGTATCGCCAACAGGGATTCACGCACGATTACTTTCACATTCGGTACAGTCGAGTTTATGCGTAGACGTTTAAAGAAGAAAGGTGAAAAGAGCTTTTTCCCACTGGATAACATCTGTGGCTTCAATAAAAGCGAGCGCTACTCTACCCTTTTACAAAAGCAAGTGGCCGAACTTGTGACTGGCAGCGTCTACCGCGGTGTGGCCGAAGCCGTCACTAAACTGACTTCGTTCAGCATGAGCCATGGAACAGTGGGCAATATTGTGAAATCGGTAGGAGAAAAGCAAGCGCAGTGGGAGAAACAAAACTTAGAAGAATACGAAGTGGCCTTACCCGAAGAACAGAAAGAAGTACCTTTTCTCTTGGTAGAAGGCGATGGGATCGTCATTAAAGGCAAGGGGAAAAGAAAAGAAGAGATCCACCGAGTCCAAATAGCAGAAGGCGTCACAACAAGCGGGAAAAGAAAGAAACTGAAAAATCCGATATTTGTGTCATCGTTGAAATCAGCGAAAGATGCATGGGAGAAAGCAGCGATTTATTTAGGGAGTCATTACGATCTCAAAAATACGGTAGTCATTTCGAACACCGATGGTGGCTCAGGTTATCGGGCAGAGGACTGTGCCATGGCAATTGGTGTGTGTAAGGAACATATCCATCAGGTGGATCGCTATCACGTTCACAAAAAGATTAAGAGCCGTCTTTCTTGGTGTCCAGAGATGGAACTGCCGCTGAAAAAGGCCCTATGGTCCTATGATTGGGATTCGATTGCGATTGTGTTGGATACGATTGAAAGTAAAATCTCGCTAGAACAGGAGAAAGATCAAAAAGAGGAGTTACGACTTTTGGCAGCCTACCTAGAAAGAAACTGGGCGTATCTTCGTCCGTTAAGAGAAATCGAATCCTGCAAAGGAATCCGGGGAATTGGAAGCTGTGAAAGTAATCATCGACCTTACAGCTACCGAATGAAAGGTAATGGGAAATACTGGAGCCATGATGGCGCTCGGGCGATGGTCTCCATCATTGAAGGTAAGAAGATGGGAACCCTAGAAAAAGCGTTAACGGAGCCAGTACGTACCGTTCCGGAAAGTTTAGCGGTAAAACTGAAATTCGCAGTCAGAAATGCGTTAAAGAAACATTCTGGCAGAGAGAGGACACCCGCTAGACAGGCTGGTATACCAGCGATGAACGCGACCTGCAGCATGGGAATGATGAAGAAAATATTTGCGAGTTAA
- the cspD gene encoding cold-shock protein CspD — MEKGTVKWFNAEKGFGFIERESGDDVFVHFSAILGDGFKSLEEGQAVSFEIVDGNRGPQASNVEKI, encoded by the coding sequence ATGGAAAAAGGAACAGTAAAATGGTTTAACGCAGAAAAAGGTTTTGGATTTATCGAACGCGAAAGCGGAGACGACGTATTCGTACATTTCTCAGCTATCTTAGGTGACGGATTCAAATCATTAGAAGAAGGACAAGCAGTTTCATTCGAAATCGTTGATGGAAACCGTGGACCGCAAGCTTCTAACGTAGAAAAAATCTAA
- a CDS encoding rod shape-determining protein, translating into MNFKGKNIGIDLGTANTIVFIAGKGIVIREPSVVAKNIHTGEILSVGEEAFQMLGRTPGTIVASRPMKEGVIADYDTTVAMMKYFIKKATGNAFIKPYVMVCVPSGVTEVEKRAVLDATRTAGAKEAFIIEEPFAAAVGAGLPVHAPTGNMVVDIGGGTTDVATISLGGIVTSRSSTAAGDRMDEAIIQFIRKKYGLLIGERTAENIKITIGCADIEKAASYGSMEIRGRDMVNGLPKTLEIHAEDVAVAIHDVVENIILSVREVLEETPPEISADVIDHGIVLTGGGALLKNIAEVISAEAEVPVFIANDPLDCVSIGTGETLKNINAYKRKNLRH; encoded by the coding sequence TTGAATTTTAAGGGTAAAAACATCGGAATTGATTTAGGTACGGCCAATACGATCGTCTTCATAGCCGGCAAGGGCATCGTGATCAGAGAACCTTCTGTCGTCGCCAAAAATATCCATACGGGGGAGATTCTGTCCGTTGGGGAAGAGGCTTTCCAGATGCTTGGCAGGACACCCGGAACCATTGTGGCATCACGCCCCATGAAGGAAGGCGTCATTGCGGATTATGATACAACTGTCGCAATGATGAAATATTTCATCAAAAAAGCGACTGGAAATGCATTCATCAAACCATACGTGATGGTCTGTGTCCCGAGTGGTGTGACGGAAGTCGAGAAGCGGGCAGTTCTTGATGCCACCCGGACAGCCGGTGCCAAAGAAGCTTTCATCATAGAAGAGCCTTTTGCAGCCGCGGTGGGTGCCGGGCTTCCGGTGCATGCGCCTACAGGCAATATGGTGGTGGACATCGGTGGCGGGACGACGGATGTCGCGACAATTTCGCTCGGAGGCATCGTCACGAGCCGTTCCAGCACAGCCGCTGGCGATCGTATGGATGAGGCAATCATTCAGTTCATACGCAAAAAGTATGGTCTGTTGATCGGCGAGCGGACTGCCGAGAATATCAAAATAACGATCGGTTGTGCCGACATCGAAAAGGCAGCTTCCTACGGCTCCATGGAAATAAGGGGCCGCGATATGGTCAACGGCCTGCCCAAGACTTTGGAGATCCATGCCGAGGACGTAGCGGTTGCGATCCATGATGTGGTCGAAAACATCATCCTTTCCGTGAGGGAAGTGCTGGAAGAGACGCCTCCCGAAATATCTGCTGACGTCATCGATCATGGCATCGTTTTGACAGGCGGTGGGGCTTTGTTGAAGAACATTGCTGAAGTCATTTCGGCAGAAGCGGAAGTTCCTGTATTTATCGCGAACGACCCATTGGATTGCGTTTCCATCGGGACAGGCGAAACTTTGAAGAATATCAACGCGTACAAGCGTAAAAATTTAAGGCATTAA
- the mreC gene encoding rod shape-determining protein MreC codes for MNQFFNNKKLIILLISVITFISLIAYSLTNNREDTSIPQQVGNDVTGSIARIFSKPAEVVANFVDSVDNLMNTYEENQSLKSKIDTVYELQVKVYNLEQENARMQEELELKSTLSEYEQINASVVSRNPDSWLNQIVIDKGSQDGVEVDMSVMAGNGLIGRVSEVSSTSAKVLLLTTSNDTTNRVSAEIQTESGPVHGIVNGYDENTKMLSMSQIAPDAVINPGDSVITSGLGGVSPSALLIGTVKEVSMDSYGLFKQVTIEPAGEVYNIRFVTVIKRLSGSGE; via the coding sequence GTGAATCAGTTTTTTAACAACAAAAAATTGATTATCCTATTGATCAGTGTGATCACCTTTATCAGCTTGATAGCATATTCTCTCACCAACAACAGAGAAGATACATCGATACCGCAACAAGTAGGGAACGATGTGACAGGCTCCATTGCGAGAATATTTTCTAAGCCAGCGGAAGTAGTGGCGAATTTTGTTGATTCAGTCGATAACCTGATGAATACGTATGAAGAAAACCAATCTTTAAAAAGTAAAATTGATACCGTATATGAGCTGCAAGTGAAAGTCTATAATCTGGAGCAAGAAAATGCGCGGATGCAGGAAGAACTTGAACTAAAAAGCACTTTATCAGAATATGAACAAATCAATGCGTCTGTGGTATCCCGCAACCCGGACAGTTGGTTGAACCAAATCGTCATCGATAAAGGATCCCAGGACGGGGTGGAGGTCGATATGTCGGTGATGGCCGGGAACGGTCTGATTGGCCGTGTATCCGAAGTCAGCTCAACCAGCGCGAAAGTACTTTTGTTGACCACTTCAAATGATACGACTAACCGTGTGTCAGCTGAAATCCAGACTGAATCTGGACCTGTTCATGGCATCGTCAATGGCTATGATGAGAACACGAAGATGCTTTCCATGTCCCAGATTGCTCCGGATGCTGTGATCAATCCTGGCGACAGTGTGATCACATCAGGCTTGGGCGGCGTATCGCCAAGCGCCTTGCTGATCGGCACTGTTAAAGAGGTATCCATGGACAGCTATGGCCTGTTCAAACAGGTGACGATCGAGCCTGCCGGAGAGGTTTATAATATCCGCTTCGTAACGGTCATCAAACGGCTGAGTGGGAGTGGTGAGTGA
- the mreD gene encoding rod shape-determining protein MreD produces the protein MVQNRSLHHTYFIPVMLYLLLILDGFLINAFPGQFVSEEYILVPHLALFGFVLFSYYFPKQPMQLYAVLFGLLFDSYYSGILGVYAVAFAVIVYFVKKMQKYLTENVFVLALLFILAIVLVDSFVFGFYSLIDITQLDFSAFASERLGPTIVLNIVLFIVIYYPLFKLVGWMYD, from the coding sequence ATGGTGCAGAACAGATCTTTGCATCACACTTATTTCATCCCCGTGATGCTTTACTTGCTTTTGATTTTGGATGGCTTTTTGATCAATGCCTTTCCGGGCCAGTTCGTCAGTGAAGAGTATATCCTTGTGCCGCATTTGGCTCTGTTCGGATTCGTGCTTTTTTCCTACTATTTCCCCAAGCAGCCGATGCAGTTGTACGCAGTTTTGTTCGGGCTGTTGTTCGACAGTTATTACAGCGGCATTTTGGGCGTTTACGCAGTCGCTTTTGCGGTGATCGTGTACTTCGTGAAGAAAATGCAGAAATATTTGACGGAAAATGTTTTTGTGTTGGCTCTGTTGTTCATCTTAGCGATCGTTTTGGTTGATTCATTCGTTTTTGGCTTTTACAGCTTGATTGACATTACGCAGCTTGATTTCAGTGCATTCGCTTCTGAGCGTTTGGGACCGACCATCGTGTTGAACATTGTGCTGTTCATTGTAATTTATTACCCATTGTTTAAACTTGTGGGCTGGATGTACGACTGA
- a CDS encoding amino acid ABC transporter substrate-binding protein — protein sequence MKKLALMLLASTSLLAACGGGTAEDSSATGSEDSGIKETLVMGLDDTFAPMGFKDESGEIVGFDVDLAKEVAERLDVEITFQPIDWAMKETELASGNIDMIWNGYTITEERKEKVLFTEPYLNNSQIIVTMADSDIEKKADLAGKVVATQQGSAAFDAINADETGIAAEFDGGTAILYPTFNDVFNDLESGRSDAIVVDEVLGRYTMKQKGEEKYAVLTDNFGDEEYGVGLRKDDVALKEAIDEALNDMREDGTYDEIYTTWFAE from the coding sequence ATGAAAAAATTAGCATTAATGTTGTTGGCGTCTACAAGTTTATTGGCTGCATGCGGTGGAGGAACTGCTGAGGATTCTTCTGCAACCGGATCGGAAGATTCAGGAATCAAAGAAACATTGGTGATGGGGCTGGACGATACTTTTGCACCTATGGGTTTCAAAGATGAGAGCGGTGAAATCGTCGGCTTTGATGTCGACTTGGCAAAAGAAGTCGCTGAACGCTTGGATGTGGAAATCACTTTCCAGCCCATCGATTGGGCAATGAAGGAAACCGAATTGGCTTCCGGTAACATCGACATGATTTGGAATGGTTACACCATCACGGAAGAGCGCAAAGAGAAAGTGCTTTTCACAGAACCGTATCTGAATAACAGCCAAATCATCGTCACAATGGCGGACAGTGATATCGAGAAAAAAGCCGATTTGGCTGGGAAAGTAGTTGCTACGCAACAAGGATCTGCGGCATTTGATGCCATCAATGCCGACGAAACAGGAATTGCTGCTGAGTTTGATGGGGGCACTGCTATTTTGTACCCTACTTTCAATGACGTGTTCAACGACCTGGAAAGCGGCCGCAGTGATGCAATCGTCGTTGATGAAGTGTTGGGCCGTTACACCATGAAACAAAAAGGTGAGGAAAAGTATGCCGTTCTTACCGATAATTTTGGCGATGAAGAATATGGTGTGGGTCTCCGCAAAGACGATGTCGCACTGAAAGAAGCGATTGACGAAGCGTTGAATGATATGCGTGAAGACGGAACGTACGATGAAATCTATACAACTTGGTTCGCTGAATAG
- a CDS encoding amino acid ABC transporter substrate-binding protein: protein MLDKLKKAVLIGTGLLLLAGCNAGTADDASDSSEIDAEETLVVGLDDTFAPMGFRDDSNEIIGFDVDLAKAVGERIGAEMVFQPIDWAMKETELDSGNIDMIWNGYAITPERAEKVLLSEPYIVDAQAIIVLKDSVIQTKADLEGKLVSTQQSSSSVDKIMEDASGIFEKLGGDLVLYPSNNNAFSDLESGRVDAIVVGEVYGRYYMKQSGKDIYRVLNDNFGEDEMAVAFKKDNADLQERVNAALADMKEDGTFDEIYDKWFYSE, encoded by the coding sequence ATGTTGGATAAGCTAAAAAAAGCTGTTTTGATCGGAACGGGTTTATTGTTGCTGGCTGGATGTAACGCTGGGACTGCTGATGATGCTTCCGACAGTTCGGAGATTGATGCCGAGGAAACGCTGGTCGTGGGTTTGGATGACACATTTGCGCCGATGGGATTCCGTGATGACAGCAATGAAATCATCGGATTCGATGTCGATCTGGCGAAAGCTGTCGGTGAACGGATCGGGGCCGAAATGGTTTTCCAACCGATTGATTGGGCAATGAAGGAAACCGAATTGGATTCCGGAAACATCGATATGATCTGGAACGGCTATGCGATCACGCCGGAACGGGCCGAAAAAGTCCTCTTGAGCGAGCCGTACATCGTGGATGCGCAAGCCATCATCGTTTTGAAGGACAGCGTTATCCAAACGAAAGCGGATCTGGAAGGGAAGTTGGTTTCGACACAACAATCTTCCAGTTCTGTGGACAAGATCATGGAAGATGCATCAGGGATATTTGAAAAGTTGGGCGGGGATTTGGTGCTTTATCCTTCCAATAATAATGCCTTCAGCGACCTGGAATCAGGCCGCGTGGATGCCATCGTCGTCGGTGAAGTCTACGGTCGTTACTACATGAAACAGTCAGGAAAAGACATCTACCGTGTCCTGAATGATAATTTCGGGGAAGACGAGATGGCGGTTGCCTTCAAAAAGGACAATGCTGACTTGCAGGAGCGCGTCAATGCAGCTTTGGCCGACATGAAGGAAGACGGAACCTTTGATGAAATATACGACAAATGGTTTTATAGTGAATAA
- a CDS encoding amino acid ABC transporter permease — protein MDLIQTILPSLLDGLKMTLKLFFIIGISSIPLGFLIAVIRVYGPKWLGFLIQLYVFIMRGTPLLLQLMFVFFGLPLIGITLDRFSAAILAYMINYAAYYAEIFRGGITAVPKGQFEAISVLGIGKVRGFFKIIIPQVTKIVLPSVGNEVIALVKDTSLVYVIGLGELLRAGQIAANTYASLVPFLAVGIVYLSVTAVITVLLNKLESKGNF, from the coding sequence ATGGACTTGATACAGACGATACTGCCATCATTGCTTGACGGCTTGAAGATGACGCTTAAGTTGTTCTTCATCATAGGGATCTCCAGCATTCCGTTAGGGTTTCTGATTGCCGTCATCCGGGTTTACGGCCCGAAATGGCTGGGTTTTCTGATCCAGTTATATGTCTTCATCATGAGAGGGACGCCATTGCTGCTGCAATTGATGTTTGTTTTCTTCGGTTTGCCGCTGATAGGCATTACGTTGGATCGTTTTTCGGCAGCAATTCTGGCATATATGATCAACTATGCCGCCTATTATGCGGAAATCTTCCGTGGAGGCATCACAGCCGTCCCGAAAGGGCAGTTCGAGGCCATTTCGGTGTTGGGTATCGGTAAGGTCAGAGGGTTTTTCAAAATCATCATTCCACAGGTCACCAAGATCGTATTGCCATCTGTAGGGAATGAAGTGATTGCGCTAGTAAAAGATACATCTTTGGTTTATGTCATCGGTCTCGGGGAACTGTTGCGGGCAGGGCAGATTGCCGCGAACACGTATGCTTCGTTAGTGCCGTTCCTGGCAGTGGGTATCGTCTATTTATCCGTCACGGCTGTCATTACGGTGCTGCTGAATAAACTTGAATCCAAAGGGAACTTTTAG
- a CDS encoding ATP-binding cassette domain-containing protein, producing MLLNAMNLTKSYHDITVIDDFSFHIDSNEIVVLVGRSGTGKTTLMRLLNNLERTDQGTISIEDAVLCKQGLKGAEYADRKKRRLYQNKIGMVFQDYALFPNLTVLDNLLEAPLAQKLGSREKLAGKAAGLLKQMGLEDKLNAMPSTLSGGQKQRVAIARAMMLNPRVLCFDEPTSALDRESSDSIGKLIQEIAAGGTGILIVTHDTEFGQQYGTRIVSSSEFVKNR from the coding sequence ATGTTATTAAATGCGATGAATTTAACAAAGTCTTATCATGACATAACCGTAATCGATGATTTTTCATTCCACATCGATTCCAATGAAATTGTTGTGCTTGTGGGGCGTTCCGGTACTGGGAAAACGACCTTGATGCGCTTGCTCAATAATCTTGAAAGAACAGACCAAGGCACCATTTCGATTGAGGATGCTGTCTTGTGTAAACAAGGGTTGAAGGGCGCAGAATATGCAGACCGCAAAAAAAGACGCCTTTACCAAAACAAAATCGGCATGGTGTTCCAGGATTACGCTTTGTTCCCGAACCTTACTGTGCTGGACAATCTGCTGGAGGCGCCACTTGCCCAAAAATTGGGCAGCCGCGAAAAACTGGCGGGAAAAGCTGCCGGATTGTTGAAACAAATGGGATTGGAAGACAAATTGAATGCGATGCCGTCGACTTTATCCGGGGGCCAGAAGCAAAGGGTTGCGATCGCCCGGGCGATGATGCTGAATCCGCGCGTGCTTTGTTTTGACGAACCGACTTCTGCGCTTGATCGTGAATCTTCCGACAGCATCGGAAAGCTGATCCAGGAAATTGCAGCAGGAGGAACCGGCATTCTGATCGTTACGCATGATACCGAGTTCGGGCAACAATATGGTACCCGGATCGTATCCTCAAGTGAATTCGTCAAGAACCGTTAA
- the rplU gene encoding 50S ribosomal protein L21, with translation MYAIIVTGGKQLKVEVGQAIYIEKLDAEAGDKVTFDEIVFVGGEETKIGAPFVTGASVEGTVEKQGKEKKVTTFKYKRRKDTHRKQGHRQPYTKVIIDAIKA, from the coding sequence ATGTACGCAATTATCGTAACAGGTGGCAAACAATTAAAAGTTGAAGTTGGACAAGCGATCTACATTGAAAAATTAGATGCTGAAGCTGGTGATAAAGTAACTTTTGATGAAATCGTATTTGTAGGTGGAGAAGAAACTAAAATTGGCGCTCCATTCGTAACAGGTGCTTCTGTAGAAGGCACTGTTGAAAAACAGGGCAAAGAAAAGAAAGTAACTACTTTCAAATACAAGAGAAGAAAAGATACACACCGCAAGCAAGGTCATCGTCAACCTTATACTAAAGTAATCATTGACGCAATCAAAGCATAA
- a CDS encoding ribosomal-processing cysteine protease Prp, with the protein MIEVKFKEDDHGNLLSFEITGHAGYGVAGEDIICAAVSVLAIETVNSVERLAGYQMLVDEANDEGGYLYAEILSEREAEQQYITQILLKHLFYSLEDVAQTYPDYVTIKMQ; encoded by the coding sequence ATGATTGAAGTGAAATTTAAAGAAGATGACCATGGCAACCTGCTCTCTTTCGAGATTACGGGACATGCCGGGTATGGGGTAGCAGGCGAAGATATTATCTGTGCCGCTGTTTCTGTACTGGCCATCGAAACTGTGAATAGCGTTGAACGTTTAGCCGGTTACCAGATGCTTGTTGATGAAGCTAATGATGAAGGCGGGTATCTCTATGCGGAAATACTTTCCGAAAGGGAAGCGGAACAGCAATACATTACGCAGATTTTACTGAAGCATCTATTCTATTCGCTGGAAGATGTCGCTCAGACATATCCGGATTATGTGACCATAAAAATGCAATAA